A region of Silurus meridionalis isolate SWU-2019-XX chromosome 13, ASM1480568v1, whole genome shotgun sequence DNA encodes the following proteins:
- the LOC124395354 gene encoding KH homology domain-containing protein 4-like isoform X2, which yields MASGTPCLNSRWDQPKPKADLLQGIVGNVSVNTPAAVTPSPGVSHGAGSPAPSAPPQGGVEMATAMAAKLNAMLMAKGKLKPLQPLPSKAPPSAPAPVSSEEIVVTEVDINDVPVNCRNLLTKSKTQEEIHLYSGALVSTKGLYLSDADKHTYKGGERPLYLHLQGRSQDEVNKAVMRIKEIISEDVLRASGGQQPAVMPPVPVYPQPPRPSVPTQPHLPTPRPLNAPITPAHRPPPPHAGSFVHTKLFVGLEQCLPDFNVNEKVEGPSGSYLQHIQTETGARVFLRGKGSGYIEQASRRESFEPLYLYISHPNSAGLESAKKLCESLLETVRAEHARMVSVYTATGSTQAYPSHGYSSSSSQAWYGYPSTYPSYPSTGGYWGRGDGADGAQMVQYPMCPRQSTSFILQDENKTSDSTVNDSASISSPKRRFIEESEEEEGEKEVAEEPKPDPVEEHDDDGKSDGILMPPPPVVSLPAPLKRPRQEPALTH from the exons atGGCATCGGGGACTCC GTGCCTGAACAGTCGCTGGGATCAGCCCAAACCCAAAGCAGATCTCCTGCAGGGGATTGTGGGAAATGTGTCTGTGAACACCCCTGCAGCAGTGACCCCGAGTCCAGGTGTTTCACACGGGGCAGGTTCTCCAGCTCCTTCTGCCCCACCACAGGGTGGAGTGGAGATGGCCACCGCAATGGCTGCCAAGCTGAACGCCATGTTAATGGCTAAAGGAAAACTCAAACCCCTGCAGCCTTTACCTAGTAAG gctccCCCCAGTGCTCCTGCACCCGTTAGCAGTGAGGAGATCGTGGTCACAGAAGTGGATATCAATGATGTACCTGTGAACTGCAGAAATCTGCTCACCAAAAGCAAAACAcaggaggag ATTCACCTGTACAGCGGCGCCCTGGTCTCCACTAAGGGCCTGTACCTGAGCGACGCTGACAAACACACCTACaaaggagg AGAGCGTCCTCTGTATTTACATCTTCAGGGACGCAGTCAGGACGAAGTCAACA aagctgTGATGCGGATCAAAGAGATCATCTCCGAGGACGTGCTGCGAGCGTCGGGGGGGCAGCAGCCGGCCGTAATGCCCCCGGTTCCTGTTTACCCCCAACCCCCCCGACCGTCCGTACCCACACAGCCACACCTCCCTACGCCACGCCCCCTGAACGCTCCCATAACGCCCGCACACAGACCCCCTCCTCCACATGCCGGG AGTTTTGTGCACACTAAGCTATTTGTAGGATTGGAGCAATGCCTGCCGGACTTCAACGTGAACGAGAAGGTGGAGGGACCGAGCGGCTCCTACCTGCAGCACATCCAGACCGAGACGGGGGCGCGCGTCTTCCTGCGGGGGAAGGGCTCGGGGTACATCGAGCAGGCCTCACGGAGAGAGTCATTCGAACCCCTGTACCTGTACATCAG CCACCCGAACTCTGCTGGCCTGGAATCCGCCAAGAAACTCTGCGAGAGCCTCCTGGAAACA gtgcgAGCTGAACATGCGCGTATGGTATCGGTGTACACAGCTACAGGTTCCACACAAG CATACCCGTCTCACGGATACTCGTCCTCCAGCAGCCAGGCATGGTACGGTTACCCCAGCACTTACCCATCATACCCTTCCACTGGGGGTTACTGGGGTCGAGGAGACGGAGCAGACGGAGCACAGATGGTGCAGTATCCCATGTGTCCTCGCCAGTCCACCTCCTTCATCCTGCAG gatgaAAACAAGACGTCAGACTCCACCGTAAACGACTCAGCCAGCATTTCCAGCCCAAAGAGACGCTTCATAGAGGAGAGTGAagaggaggaaggagaaaaggaggtaGCAGAG
- the LOC124395354 gene encoding KH homology domain-containing protein 4-like isoform X1, translating into MASGTPCLNSRWDQPKPKADLLQGIVGNVSVNTPAAVTPSPGVSHGAGSPAPSAPPQGGVEMATAMAAKLNAMLMAKGKLKPLQPLPSKAPPSAPAPVSSEEIVVTEVDINDVPVNCRNLLTKSKTQEEIHLYSGALVSTKGLYLSDADKHTYKGGERPLYLHLQGRSQDEVNKAVMRIKEIISEDVLRASGGQQPAVMPPVPVYPQPPRPSVPTQPHLPTPRPLNAPITPAHRPPPPHAGSFVHTKLFVGLEQCLPDFNVNEKVEGPSGSYLQHIQTETGARVFLRGKGSGYIEQASRRESFEPLYLYISHPNSAGLESAKKLCESLLETVRAEHARMVSVYTATGSTQAAYPSHGYSSSSSQAWYGYPSTYPSYPSTGGYWGRGDGADGAQMVQYPMCPRQSTSFILQDENKTSDSTVNDSASISSPKRRFIEESEEEEGEKEVAEEPKPDPVEEHDDDGKSDGILMPPPPVVSLPAPLKRPRQEPALTH; encoded by the exons atGGCATCGGGGACTCC GTGCCTGAACAGTCGCTGGGATCAGCCCAAACCCAAAGCAGATCTCCTGCAGGGGATTGTGGGAAATGTGTCTGTGAACACCCCTGCAGCAGTGACCCCGAGTCCAGGTGTTTCACACGGGGCAGGTTCTCCAGCTCCTTCTGCCCCACCACAGGGTGGAGTGGAGATGGCCACCGCAATGGCTGCCAAGCTGAACGCCATGTTAATGGCTAAAGGAAAACTCAAACCCCTGCAGCCTTTACCTAGTAAG gctccCCCCAGTGCTCCTGCACCCGTTAGCAGTGAGGAGATCGTGGTCACAGAAGTGGATATCAATGATGTACCTGTGAACTGCAGAAATCTGCTCACCAAAAGCAAAACAcaggaggag ATTCACCTGTACAGCGGCGCCCTGGTCTCCACTAAGGGCCTGTACCTGAGCGACGCTGACAAACACACCTACaaaggagg AGAGCGTCCTCTGTATTTACATCTTCAGGGACGCAGTCAGGACGAAGTCAACA aagctgTGATGCGGATCAAAGAGATCATCTCCGAGGACGTGCTGCGAGCGTCGGGGGGGCAGCAGCCGGCCGTAATGCCCCCGGTTCCTGTTTACCCCCAACCCCCCCGACCGTCCGTACCCACACAGCCACACCTCCCTACGCCACGCCCCCTGAACGCTCCCATAACGCCCGCACACAGACCCCCTCCTCCACATGCCGGG AGTTTTGTGCACACTAAGCTATTTGTAGGATTGGAGCAATGCCTGCCGGACTTCAACGTGAACGAGAAGGTGGAGGGACCGAGCGGCTCCTACCTGCAGCACATCCAGACCGAGACGGGGGCGCGCGTCTTCCTGCGGGGGAAGGGCTCGGGGTACATCGAGCAGGCCTCACGGAGAGAGTCATTCGAACCCCTGTACCTGTACATCAG CCACCCGAACTCTGCTGGCCTGGAATCCGCCAAGAAACTCTGCGAGAGCCTCCTGGAAACA gtgcgAGCTGAACATGCGCGTATGGTATCGGTGTACACAGCTACAGGTTCCACACAAG cagCATACCCGTCTCACGGATACTCGTCCTCCAGCAGCCAGGCATGGTACGGTTACCCCAGCACTTACCCATCATACCCTTCCACTGGGGGTTACTGGGGTCGAGGAGACGGAGCAGACGGAGCACAGATGGTGCAGTATCCCATGTGTCCTCGCCAGTCCACCTCCTTCATCCTGCAG gatgaAAACAAGACGTCAGACTCCACCGTAAACGACTCAGCCAGCATTTCCAGCCCAAAGAGACGCTTCATAGAGGAGAGTGAagaggaggaaggagaaaaggaggtaGCAGAG